tgaaacttatattatacaaaactaattagtttgtgttaagatctaatctacacacttatatatcatttattttactcaagtttattagatgtgagacttttttttttcttttttatttgagtctctaacACTCTCACTTAAGTGTAACTACCAAGGCTGTTAAACATGTCTTTTAACTTGCCAATTTTTAGTTAGATGCATTATCACTTGTATCCAGAAACATTAGACTGTTAGGTTTGTCGTTTGGGTCGTGCTCTAAtaccatataaaaaatatatattgggtttataaatttattagatgtgagactttttttttttttatttgagtcttcaACATCCTCAAACTCACTCAATATAACACACGTCAACGTGAAAGAGTTGCGACCAACCCTAAGGTCAAAAGaatgtattgatattttttaattaatctcaTTCATTACGACATATGGGAATCAGATCTCAGAACCTGTAATGTattgcttaaattttttttataattgtagattaatttatttttttttatagggtCAAGATTTCAAGGCATCTACAAGAGGCCATTTGGTTACcggatttaaagattaccttagtaatttatcttttattatcttgtttggtttgtcagtaataaaatattacggtaatattttattatcaatactgacgtgacatgtaatataaatgataatctgattactatcttcattttaggtattaaaagattatcatgataatcttgattttattataattatattattatttgagacaaaaataaatttatttttaattaatataacaaataataaaatttcaaattttattctataattttttaaaatttaaatatttatttataaataattttttattaaaaatctcaaataatattagagataaaactattatttattaaaaaatttaaaattttatcatatttttatcttcatattttaaaattttatattttctttcagtCGAAAGTTTGAAGACCGATAAATAccctttataatttctttattttctcttttgcaCCAAATGGCCAATGGTCAGAAACAACAAATCGGTGTTAAAAAGATAAGGAATAAACCctgaaaaatatttgttaattttcagACTTTtagttaagaaaaattataagatttctaaatttaagaagaaaaatgtgataaaactaaaatttttaaaattttttaataaataacaatttatctttaattctaattaaaatttttaataaaaatttaattataaaaaagtatttaaatttttaaaaattaaaatatgggGTTTGAGATTTTTCTACGCGTTGGGTagaaaaaagtcttttggccccctttgtttttttgttatttcaagtAAAGGGGTATTCTGGAATTTCCAAGGCAAAGAGTATTCTAGAATTTCCAAAGCATCTATCCCACCTTATAAACTCCTGCTACCTCGGTTTTCAACCACATCCATCTGTAAGGGTTCAGCTTTTTCCTTTCGGTTTAATCACAATAATCATGGCAGTCTTGAAAGTTCACGGTGCTGTTTTCTCCACAGCTTCAATGCGTGTTTTTGCTTGCCTTTACGAGAAGGATCTTGATTTCCAATTTATTCTGGTAAACATGAGAGCTGGTGAACACAAATCTGAAACGTTTCTTTCCCTCAATGTAAGTCTAATTTCAACTGAACACTTTCATGCCTGATTGTCAACTGAAAACATTTCTTAACAGATTTCTTCTACAATCTAACGGAGTTTTGTGTGGTTGATGTTGCCAGCCATTTGGTCAAGTCCCAGCGTTAGAAGTTGGAGACCAGAAGCTATTTggtaaatatgattaaaaaatgtCTCTCTTATTGATGTTGTATGAGTATATATGACTAGCGTTAACttaatgttttcaatttttgttctgCAGAATCGAGGGCAATTACCCAATACATTGCTGAGGAGTATGCTGACAAGGGCACTCAGTTGACATGCCTAGGTAAGGCCAAAGCTCCGCTTTTGGTATGGAAGGAGGTGGAAGCACACCAATTCGACCCTGTGGCATCTAAATTGAGCTGGGAGCTAGTATTTAAGCCAATGTTTGGCCAGACTACGGATCCAGCTGTGGTTGAAGAGAATGAAGCTAAGCTATGCAAGGTCTTAGACATCTACGAGGCTCGATTGGCTCAGTCCAAGTACTTGGCTTGCGACTGCTTCACCTTAGCGGATATGCATCACCTCCCTAATTTACATTACTTGATGGGGACACCAGTGAAAAAGCTATTTGATTCACGCCCTCATGTCGGTGCCTGGGTTGCAGATATTTCATCGAGACCAGCTTGGTCCAAGGTTATTGCAATGCAGAAGCAATAGATGTTAGCTACTGCACATCACTTGACAGTCACTTGTCTGTCAAAAGATTTAGGCATTGTTTTCAGGAGCCTTTCATTTTGCTATGCTTAGTGTACTGCTTGAAGCGTGTACTGTATCAATCGTGTAAGACAACCGTAGTTGTCTTGCACACTGAAATAATAAAGCCTGTGTGGAATAAATGGCTTGTGCCAACAAGTAGAATGACAATAGCATTGAAATGCATAGCCATACAAATTTCGTCATGATGAGTCAATTAAGCGGATTTTAGCAGTTCAAAATCTTGACAATGTACACGACCAAGGGCTAAATTTGATAAccttttttatgtttcttcatcaattaagcatgttttcttttctctgcTAAACTTGACCTCGGTTCTTTGCTCGACCAATAATCAAACCTTTTATgttacataatattaaaaattttaaaactatgatACTGATGCCTAGTTACATCTATAACTGAATTAGATGTTCATGAAAATGCTTGTTGTCTGTCTCAGTAATTACTCAAGCCATGGATGAGAAAGAGTGGTTGTTTGGAAGAAGATTGGTTAGCTTTGTTGTCTGTAAAATGTTTGAAGAAAGATCTGTGTGAATTACAGTAGTTTTGTGCATAATAATTATGTCAAACgtatttgtattatttattctaaatgTATTAGTTAGGCCTAGATGTGCTGTGCATTAAGATAAAAACAAACTAGCCTAGATGTGCTGtgtattaagattaaaaacGAACTTGTTTTGCGCATCCGGGGAATCGAACCCCGGTCAGTACCGTGGGAGGGTACTATGATACCACTACACCAGATGCGCTTGCTTGCTGTATGGTTCTACTTGTTTTTAAGAGAcaataataagttaaaaaagTTGACTCAAAACCATAAAAGACGCGAAGGTAACAGCTAAGGCGAGGGCAACAAGAGGGGGAAAATGAGAATCGTAGGACTGACTGGCGGAATTGCATCTGGGAAGAGTACGGTCTCCAACCTCTTCAGGGCCAATGACATACCCGTTGTTGACGCCGACATCGTTGCTCGTgtaatttctctttcttttcattctcACTCACGCTGCACCTGATTAACTTCaaccatattttttagttttaaatatcttACTCAGgattttaagatttatattGCAGTTTTAGATTCTCGATTTTTATGttgttgaaatattataatttcaattacaaaaagcTTATGTCACTTACAAAAATCGGGAAATTTATGAAGATTGAATGATCTTGATTTTGTTTGCAGGATGTATTAAAGAAAGGCACCGGTGGTTGGAAAAAGGCTGTTGCATGTTTTGGAGAGGAGATTTTATTATCTAACGGAGAAGTGGATAGGCCAAAACTCGGCCAAATTGTATTCTCTGATCCTGACAAGCGCCAACTGCTTAACCGGTATGGACCTACTGCTGTTTTTATTTGGTTGTTTGGTTGCAAAACAAATTTGTAATGACTacttattgattttgaattaatgtaCCGCATACATGGTAACATATTATTGATCATTGTCGTTTGTGTTAAAACTAATCTTTTTTCAAAGAATTAATTTGTTTCGATAGTAATTATATGGGGAATTCATTGCCATTTAgtcttttcatattatttgaattcttATAACCAATGTTTGATTTACTAGTTCTAGTTGGTTTTGATTGGTTTAACCTCTACTAGGATTTGTGTCGGCTTCagttaattaaattcatgatCATGTAAGGGATTATTGAGAACTTCTGTGGCAATATTAAgtgaaaagtgaaaatttcTATCGATCATAGAGCCATACAGTTGaatttctagttttttattttattttatttggacTTGCATCTGGGAGttcaattgtttttttgttaCAGAGTTCCAAATTTACATTACTTTTGAAATtctgttttcatcttttttgtaGGTTATTGGCTCCTTATATCTCCTCTGGCATCTTTTTTGAGGTTCTAAAACTGTGGATAAAGGGATTTAAGGTTATTGTTCTTGATGTACCTTTGTTATTTGAGGCTAAAATAGATAAATGGACAAATCCTATTATTGTTGTATGGGTTGATCCTGAAACACAACTTCAACGGCTTATGGGAAGAGATAGAACAAGTGAGGAGGATGCCAGAAATAGGATAAATGCTCAGATGCCATTGGACATTAAAAGGAGCAAGGCAGATATTGTGATTGATAACACTGGATCACTGGATGATTTGAATGAGCAGTTCCGGAAAGTATTATTCCAGGTCACAAGACCTTTGACTTGGACTGAATTCTGGCTTTCGAGGCAGGGAGCTTTTTCGACTCTTGCTTCTGTTATTATAGGTGTTCTTATATGCAGAAAGACTTTTAGCAAATTATGATTACCACATATAAAACTCCAGATTTGTTATTGTAATTTAGTCTATTAAACTATTTGCGGTTTATTCCAGTAggttttatcaattaataactCTTGAATTGGATCTTAAGTGCTTGTAACTGGGAGTCACTTTTTTGTTTATGTGTAAATGAGCTTCATGTgggaatttgaaaaattaaaatgttgtaTCAATAATTGCGTATGTCTAATGAAGCGAAGAAGATCTTGAGGATTGAAATATTTTGCTGTGGTAACTTAGATTTTGAAAACAATTGATGCAACACTTGGCCGGAGCATTAATAGGAGAGAATACAAGTCTACATTTTCTgcagacttttttttttttttaaatacaatgtTGGAGATAAGTTAGAATGGTTAGTGgtaatgttttgttttgttttcttttgcttaGCAAAAAGCCATTGCTTAATACAATGTCGGAGATAAGCTAAAATGGTTAGTATTAATGTTtggttttcttcttgtttgctTGATAATGTTGATTGTCATCTTTTGCAAATTCTGCTTTTGCCTTATGGAGGCTTACCACTGGAAAGCATTGTTATGTAATAGTTGCTGTATCATTTAATAAACTGCTTGTTCAGAATCAGCCCGGAGTTGGCAAGCATTTGGTGGCTATAATATCATATGTTCCAATGCGCTTGTTACTTCGGCATTTGGTTATATGTTGCCCTGAAAGGCTGAAAGAGAattttcattcaattatataagtTGATCTGATGTTGAATCTTGAAAGTGATAAGGAGTGAGCCCTACACAGAAGTTTATCATAAACTGTTTAAAGTTTTGACTTTGATCCAGCTTTCATTAAGCAGAGAGAAAGTAGGATGCGAATTTAAGGTCTGCATCTGCTACCCTGGCCTCAAGATAACAATTTTGTGATGGGTAAATGTGGTGTAACTTATATGGAGTCATTACCCATCATCTCACAAGGACTAACACTATCCTAAaacagaaatatatattattattagacaaataatgttatatatatacattttttaatatacatataaatgatatgctattatataattgaatattattttattattaatttaaaaatacacaACCTTACcgtaatatattatctgtatgcCGAGAATGTAGCCTCTGCAAACAAAGTGCTGTGCATGTCCCCGAGGGGCAATCTGAGCATGTCTGGTGGTGCGGGTGGATTTCAACAACGTCATAATGGGTGGGGCTCATTATTCGGGCGGCCAGGCTAAGCCTCCTACACAACTTCCCTCGAGAACATAATACCAATACCATAACTATGTAGCAATTCTGGAAGGAAAATGCCACACAGGAGCAAGGTTAAGTTTCCACGCAACAATTATTTCAACAATGAATCGGATTGttagattattaaaaaacttcTGACGAATTTGGTGAATCgaatttaattgatattaaaattaccACAATTCGACGGCAGCTTTAACTCATTGATGGTGGAGCTTTTGAGTGCGCTCCCCCACTCCGGAAGTCGTCACACATATCCTCTAAATTTGCAACTAAACAAAGTGAAACTACTTACTACATGCCAAAAACAGGGGATAAGAGGAAGCTTTTTTTACTTTGCTGATGAATTGCCTTGGCCTTTTCATTCATTGAATTTTGACAAGCGCTTGGATTCCCTGTCCCAGTTGCCTGTAACTACTGACAGTAGGAGAAGCCCATCAATGGGAGGTTTTACTCTTTAGGCCACCTGACACAACAACGTTGGCTCAGTCTGACGACATTAATGGCAAACGCTAATGAAAGTTGCAAGTTTATTTGACATTGGTGGATTATAATTAACCTTCTGTTACAAATATCTTGTATCAATAAATACTGTAATGGGAGTTCTC
This sequence is a window from Mangifera indica cultivar Alphonso chromosome 5, CATAS_Mindica_2.1, whole genome shotgun sequence. Protein-coding genes within it:
- the LOC123216608 gene encoding glutathione S-transferase F8, chloroplastic-like isoform X1, encoding MAVLKVHGAVFSTASMRVFACLYEKDLDFQFILVNMRAGEHKSETFLSLNPFGQVPALEVGDQKLFESRAITQYIAEEYADKGTQLTCLGKAKAPLLVWKEVEAHQFDPVASKLSWELVFKPMFGQTTDPAVVEENEAKLCKVLDIYEARLAQSKYLACDCFTLADMHHLPNLHYLMGTPVKKLFDSRPHVGAWVADISSRPAWSKVIAMQKQ
- the LOC123216626 gene encoding dephospho-CoA kinase-like, with the protein product MRIVGLTGGIASGKSTVSNLFRANDIPVVDADIVARDVLKKGTGGWKKAVACFGEEILLSNGEVDRPKLGQIVFSDPDKRQLLNRLLAPYISSGIFFEVLKLWIKGFKVIVLDVPLLFEAKIDKWTNPIIVVWVDPETQLQRLMGRDRTSEEDARNRINAQMPLDIKRSKADIVIDNTGSLDDLNEQFRKVLFQVTRPLTWTEFWLSRQGAFSTLASVIIGVLICRKTFSKL
- the LOC123216608 gene encoding glutathione S-transferase-like isoform X2; translated protein: MAVSKVHGAVFSTASMPVFACLYEKDLDFQFIPVNMGAGEHKSETFLSLNPFGQVPALEVGDQKLFESRAITQYIAEEYADKGTQLTCLGKAKAPLLVWKEVEAHQFDPVASKLSWELVFKPMFGQTTDPAVVEENEAKLCKVLDIYEARLAQSKYLACDCFTLADMHHLPNLHYLMGTPVKKLFDSRPHVGAWVADISSRPAWSKVIAMQKQ